One window from the genome of Crateriforma spongiae encodes:
- the polX gene encoding DNA polymerase/3'-5' exonuclease PolX has translation MDNAGIAAAFDEIAELMEFRGENPFRIRAYSNGARAIRDLDESVQSILADPDRDLAKVPGIGKTLVEKCQTLIDTGSLPALEKLRDQVPDVLIQIARIPGLGAKKAVKLQEELNIQSLDDLRKACQTDEVANLKGFGKKTQASILDGLQIAQASAERIYWSDGDSLARAISRHMEQCEGIERMQWAGSYRRGKETIGDLDLLVVAEEDSPENRNAVMDHFESYADRTQTIGRGETKVSIRVGKAFQVDMRMVAPEQFGAALQYFTGSQAHNIHTRRLAKERGLKINEYGVFRDGEDQPIAGSTEQDVYEAIGLPWIAPELREDRQEFQWASSDQLPDLIDVDDIVGDLHMHTNATDGTATLREMADAAIERGLKYIAITDHSQRVTMAGGLDPDRLLEQWAMIDDIRSEYDGRLVILKGIECDILEKGGMDLPDDVLAQGDWVIASVHYGQKQPRDQITDRILGAIENPHVDCIAHPTGRLINRRPPYEVDMDAVLHAAKEHDTIMELNANPARLDLNDVHLAAAKKLGVPIVISTDAHSTDGLDVMRFGICQARRGGLTKDDVVNTLSWTKFRKLVKA, from the coding sequence ATGGACAACGCAGGCATCGCGGCCGCATTCGACGAAATCGCGGAACTGATGGAATTCCGCGGCGAAAATCCGTTCCGCATCCGCGCCTATTCCAACGGGGCGCGAGCGATTCGCGATCTGGACGAATCCGTCCAATCGATTCTGGCCGATCCCGATCGTGATCTGGCCAAAGTCCCGGGAATCGGAAAAACGCTGGTCGAAAAGTGCCAGACGTTGATCGACACGGGATCACTGCCGGCTTTGGAAAAGCTGCGCGATCAAGTCCCCGATGTGCTGATCCAAATCGCTCGGATTCCCGGACTGGGGGCCAAGAAAGCGGTCAAGCTGCAAGAGGAATTGAACATCCAATCGCTGGATGACTTGCGCAAAGCCTGCCAGACCGACGAAGTCGCCAACCTGAAAGGATTCGGCAAAAAAACACAAGCCTCGATCCTGGACGGTCTGCAGATCGCCCAAGCGTCGGCCGAACGCATCTACTGGTCCGACGGCGATTCGCTGGCTCGGGCGATCAGCCGGCACATGGAACAGTGCGAAGGGATCGAAAGGATGCAGTGGGCGGGCAGCTATCGACGCGGCAAAGAAACCATTGGTGATTTGGACTTGCTGGTCGTCGCTGAAGAAGATTCGCCCGAAAATCGAAACGCGGTGATGGATCACTTCGAATCTTACGCCGACCGCACCCAGACGATCGGGCGAGGCGAAACGAAGGTGTCGATCCGTGTCGGCAAAGCCTTCCAAGTTGATATGCGAATGGTTGCACCGGAGCAGTTCGGTGCGGCGCTGCAGTATTTCACGGGTTCTCAAGCCCACAACATTCATACGCGGCGGTTGGCCAAAGAACGCGGGCTGAAGATCAACGAATATGGCGTCTTTCGCGACGGCGAAGATCAGCCGATCGCGGGCAGCACCGAACAAGATGTCTATGAAGCCATCGGGTTGCCATGGATTGCACCGGAGTTGCGTGAAGACCGCCAGGAATTCCAGTGGGCTTCGTCGGATCAATTGCCCGACTTGATCGATGTCGACGACATCGTGGGCGACCTGCACATGCACACCAATGCCACCGATGGTACGGCGACGCTGCGGGAAATGGCCGACGCGGCGATCGAACGCGGATTGAAGTACATCGCAATCACCGATCACAGTCAGCGGGTGACGATGGCCGGCGGGCTGGATCCCGATCGGCTGTTGGAACAATGGGCAATGATCGATGACATTCGATCGGAATACGACGGACGGCTGGTGATCTTGAAGGGCATCGAATGTGACATCTTGGAAAAAGGCGGTATGGATTTGCCCGATGATGTGCTGGCCCAAGGCGATTGGGTGATTGCCAGCGTTCACTACGGACAGAAACAGCCTCGTGACCAGATCACGGATCGGATTTTGGGAGCGATCGAAAACCCGCACGTCGACTGCATCGCGCACCCGACTGGACGATTGATCAACCGGCGTCCGCCGTACGAAGTCGACATGGACGCGGTGCTGCACGCCGCCAAGGAGCACGACACGATCATGGAATTGAATGCCAACCCGGCTCGTTTGGATCTAAACGATGTGCACTTGGCGGCTGCAAAGAAACTGGGCGTGCCGATCGTGATCAGCACGGATGCCCACAGCACCGACGGGCTGGATGTGATGCGGTTTGGGATCTGCCAGGCGCGTCGCGGCGGTTTGACCAAAGACGACGTGGTCAACACGTTGTCGTGGACGAAGTTTCGCAAGCTTGTGAAAGCTTGA
- the pyrH gene encoding UMP kinase → MTSEPMSDPNLRYRRVILKLSGESLADAGQRGISGEELSAIAAQVKQAHESGCQIAVVVGGGNILRGAQFSGSNAVVQEATAHYMGMLATVMNSVAMQDALESIGCPTRVMAALRIDRVCESFIRRRAIRHLEKGRVIVLAAGIGSPFVTTDTAAAQRALELDADIVLKATRVDGVYSDDPEKNPHAVLYESLSYKEVVEKNLKVMDATAIALCREHDKPILVFNFKTDGNIVRAVRGDNVGTRISV, encoded by the coding sequence ATGACCAGCGAACCGATGTCGGATCCGAATCTGCGATACCGCCGCGTGATTTTGAAACTCAGCGGCGAAAGCCTGGCCGACGCGGGACAGCGTGGCATCAGCGGTGAAGAACTCAGTGCGATTGCCGCTCAAGTCAAACAGGCCCACGAATCAGGTTGCCAAATCGCCGTCGTCGTCGGCGGCGGAAACATCCTGCGTGGCGCCCAGTTTTCCGGCAGCAACGCGGTCGTCCAAGAAGCCACCGCCCACTACATGGGCATGCTGGCGACGGTGATGAACAGCGTCGCGATGCAAGACGCATTGGAATCGATCGGTTGCCCGACCCGCGTGATGGCCGCGCTGCGGATCGATCGCGTTTGCGAAAGCTTCATCCGCCGGCGCGCCATTCGTCATCTGGAAAAGGGACGCGTCATCGTGCTGGCCGCCGGCATCGGCAGCCCCTTTGTGACCACCGACACCGCGGCCGCCCAGCGGGCACTGGAATTGGACGCCGACATCGTCTTGAAAGCCACTCGAGTGGACGGCGTTTACAGCGACGACCCGGAAAAGAACCCGCACGCGGTTCTGTACGAATCGCTGTCCTACAAAGAGGTTGTCGAAAAGAATTTGAAGGTCATGGATGCGACGGCGATCGCGCTGTGCCGCGAGCATGACAAACCGATCCTGGTGTTCAACTTCAAGACCGACGGCAACATCGTCCGCGCCGTCCGCGGCGATAACGTGGGCACCCGCATCAGCGTCTAG